The stretch of DNA AGGACACGATGAGCACAAAACATACCAAGAACACGAAATATCTTAACCAACACAACTGCATTACTTGATTAAGAGAACCCATATGCCATGGATACAACGCACAACACTGGTGGTACTTTCTTGACTTCTAAGCTACGGCATCAGCTGGCAGCTGTGATGCATGCATACTGAACCATCACTCCTCTAACCACCAGAGAGATCGACGGCAGGGCAACAACACAGAGGCTCTACTGAAGGACAAAGCCTGGATTGAGCAAGCTAAGCCTGCCAGTTCGACGACACACCGATAGATCAGCTAGCAACTACTCGCTAATAAACCCAGCTGGAAGCATACATGACCATACACACACTGCATAGTGCATGCAGCATAGTATCTATGATCGCCCTACACGCATGCTGTCATGCACGCACAACATTATTCAGAACACACCTTGCCTAAGCCTAAGCTACGACAAACTAGCTACTGGCTGCAAGCCCagttactactactactactacataGCAGCTCGCGTCTAGGACTTGGTGGTGAACTTGGACTCGTCGATGTCGATGCCCTCCCTCGTGGCGCGCTCGCCGCCGGACTCGTCGTTGGAGCTCAGGCCGCCCTTCCTCCCCATCTCGCTGTACCCCTCCTGCCCCAGCTGCTCCCTCCGCGTCTGGCCGCCGCGGCTGCGCCCTGCACGGACATATAAAGCAAGCAACATTATATTTCATCA from Panicum hallii strain FIL2 chromosome 3, PHallii_v3.1, whole genome shotgun sequence encodes:
- the LOC112887348 gene encoding late embryogenesis abundant protein EMB564, translating into MASGQESKKELDRKAREGETVVPGGTGGKSLEAQEHLAEGRSRGGQTRREQLGQEGYSEMGRKGGLSSNDESGGERATREGIDIDESKFTTKS